In Lathamus discolor isolate bLatDis1 chromosome 1, bLatDis1.hap1, whole genome shotgun sequence, the following are encoded in one genomic region:
- the LOC136006903 gene encoding P2Y purinoceptor 1-like yields the protein MERKSTDMNLDFCIIDNYTISKTGTLYGKTVNGTCTILLCNRNLKLEWYCYLLILVCLFTLLVGFLGNILALQHYVYCTKTWTTNTIFLFNLALCDFTWTLMAPFSVYYSLQKLTVFSSQTFYQTITLFFSINIYGSVYFLTLISFDRYVGAVHPITSLTWWDKRKAMFCTIAVWIFIVIASMPEIYYTVAAGRQHAIIDSLDGADGPLQFVVPFTLSKVVLRFLIPVTVIFTCYMLTLKALLQLSKRQQRRNRLIRPLLLISAAMVVFAVSFIPYHVMMMVLLIYKINCQPPCRNISTVSVIYEVTEIICSINSCLDPIIFTVANKTFYQRIKRIRCHSKCQCCCCLTGSVKDIALSPRTIT from the coding sequence gcACACTCTATGGAAAGACGGTGAATGGTACATGCACTATTCTCCTTTGCAACAGAAATCTTAAGCTGGAGTGGTATTGTTATTTGCTGATTCTGGTTTGCCTTTTCACTTTATTAGTAGGATTTCTAGGCAATATACTTGCACTTCAACATTATGTGTACTGCACGAAGACATGGACGACCAACACCATATTTCTCTTTAACCTGGCACTGTGTGACTTTACTTGGACTCTCATGGCACCCTTTTCAGTATATTATAGTCTCCAGAAGTTAACTGTCTTTTCCAGCCAAACATTTTATCAGACCATAACACTGTTTTTTAGTATTAACATCTACGGAAGTGTCTATTTCCTGACACTCATCAGTTTTGACAGATATGTAGGCGCTGTCCATCCTATCACTTCGTTAACATGGTGGGACAAAAGAAAGGCCATGTTTTGTACCATTGCAGTATGGATCTTCATAGTGATTGCATCGATGCCAGAGATCTACTACACAGTTGCAGCTGGAAGACAACATGCCATCATAGATTCCCTAGATGGTGCAGACGGACCTTTACAATTTGTAGTGCCTTTCACACTCTCCAAGGTTGTATTGAGATTCCTAATTCCAGTCACAGTCATCTTTACATGCTATATGTTGACTCTCAAAGCACTACTACAACTCAGTAAACGCCAGCAAAGAAGGAATAGACTGATTAGACCTCTGTTACTGATTTCAGCTGCTATGGTCgtatttgctgtttctttcataCCTTACCATGTTATGATGATGGTGCTActaatttacaaaattaattgTCAACCTCCCTGTAGGAACATAAGCACAGTAAGTGTCATTTATGAAGTCACAGAGATCATCTGCAGCATCAACAGTTGCCTTGACCCAATCATTTTTACGGTAGCAAATAAGACATTCTatcaaagaattaaaagaataagATGTCATTCCAagtgccagtgctgctgctgtctgacaGGAAGCGTAAAGGACATTGCTTTGTCCCCAAGAACAATAACTTAA